The following are from one region of the Vitis riparia cultivar Riparia Gloire de Montpellier isolate 1030 chromosome 9, EGFV_Vit.rip_1.0, whole genome shotgun sequence genome:
- the LOC117921713 gene encoding zinc finger CCCH domain-containing protein 62-like, producing MAPSEQLPNVVMEEDDYSETEGSDSEDSNDSQDDPTYDIFEETQSGFSNLSMEKKSKSRIQKETDMGFLEDLDEVEIVAPVLDEKDEKSFEMVQKMIEAGQLEKLKVDQCKVYLRKNGLRLTGNKETLIQRIKEHLDIINGGGEKKYPVSSFVLNCTGDACTGDVVMFEQNVYEMFNIASRSASGPPCGSRIIAGRIVKDSYGAAKQQHTFTIEVLWSKGEKPLPPLHPLLIKGRNLYRLKTLRQRWEDEGERQKVLMDKHSRGSLARSDREARIQEKEMRKNNRLLKVTRKAELKKNESLSNPTKPGLSVDSGKLVQPPTQQKQSSYQVQQYPPLQRENLCPNTCKENIGVPQNMLKFPQEIQHSKHDGCFANNHSHREPLRSMNHFPPVIPSQRGYPPMTPSWGYPPMPPSWGYPPLSSSWGHSDNKQVCRHYAKGRCYFGDNCKFLHDLR from the exons ATGGCGCCTTCTGAGCAACTCCCTAATGTAGTTATGGAAGAGGATGATTACAGTGAAACCGAAGGATCCGACTCTGAAGATTCGAATGATTCCCAAGATGACCCAACATATGACATTTTTGAGGAAACTCAATCTGGGTTTTCAAATCTCTCAATGGAGAAGAAGTCAAAATCTCG TATTCAGAAAGAAACGGATATGGGTTTTTTGGAAGACCTGGATGAAGTGGAAATAGTTGCGCCAGTGCTTGATGAGAAAGATGAGAAAAGCTTTGAGATGgttcaaaaaatgatagaag CTGGTCAGTTAGAGAAACTGAAAGTGGATCAATGCAAGGTTTATTTGAGGAAGAATGGATTGAGACTCACAGGCAATAAAGAGACACTGATCCAACGCATTAAGGAGCATCTAGa TATCATAAATGGTGGTGGTGAGAAGAAATACCCAGTCTCTAGCTTTGTCCTGAACTGTACAG GGGATGCTTGCACAGGAGATGTGGTTATGTTTGAACAAAATGTTTATGAAAT GTTCAATATAGCTTCTAGGAGTGCCAGTGGCCCTCCATGTGGTTCCAGGATTATTGCAGGCCGCATCGTGAAAGACAGCTATGGTGCTGCCAAACAACAGCATACATTCACG ATTGAAGTCCTATGGAGCAAAGGCGAGAAACCGCTCCCCCCACTTCATCCCCTACTAATTAAGGGCCGAAACCTCTATCGTTTGAAGACTCTGAGACAG AGATGGGAAGATGAAGGGGAGAGGCAGAAAGTTTTAATGGATAAGCATTCCAGGGGTTCTCTTGCCAGGTCTGACAGAGAAGCAAGGATCCAAGAGAAGGAAATGCGCAAGAACAATAG GCTTTTGAAGGTTACCAGAAAAGCTGAGCTGAAGAAAAATGAATCTCTGTCGAATCCAACAAAGCCAGGTTTATCAGTTGATTCAGGAAAATTGGTTCAACCTCCAACACAACAAAAGCAAAGCAGCTATCAGGTTCAACAATATCCTCCGCTTCAAAGGGAAAATTTATGTCCCAATACTTGCAAAGAAAACATTGGGGTTCCACAGAATATGCTTAAGTTTCCTCAGGAAATTCAGCACAGTAAGCATGATGGGTGTTTTGCTAATAATCATAGCCATAGGGAACCATTGAGAAGCATGAACCATTTTCCTCCAGTCATTCCATCACAGAGGGGCTATCCTCCAATGACCCCTTCATGGGGCTATCCTCCAATGCCCCCTTCATGGGGCTATCCTCCATTGAGTTCATCATGGGGCCACAGCGACAACAAACAAGTATGCAGACATTATGCTAAAGGAAGATGCTACTTCGGAGATAACTGCAAATTTTTGCATGATTTGAGATAA
- the LOC117921991 gene encoding peroxisomal (S)-2-hydroxy-acid oxidase GLO4, with translation MADEPVNVNEFQELARQALPKMYYDFFAGGAEDQHTLRENVEAFSRITFQPRILVDVSKIDMSTTILGYKISSPIMIAPTSLQKLAHPEGEIATARAAAASNTIMVVSFMATCTVEEVASSCNAIRFLQLYVFKRRDISAQVVQKAERYGFKAIVLTVDTPRLGRREADIKNRMVSPQLKNFEGLLTTDVSNDKGSSLEALASEIYDASLSWKDIEWLRSITNLPILIKGVLTCEDAIKAVEVGVSGIIVSNHGARQLDYVPATISALEEVVRAVGGRVPVLLDGGIRRGTDVFKALALGAQAVLVGRPVIYGLAAKGELGVRRVLEMLKDELEITMALSGCSSVKDISRRHVRTERDRLQSML, from the exons ATGGCAGATGAACCAGTCAATGTGAATGAGTTCCAAGAACTGGCTAGACAAGCACTTCCAAAAATGTACTATGATTTCTTCGCAGGGGGTGCTGAGGACCAGCACACGCTAAGGGAGAATGTAGAAGCATTTAGTAGAATCAC GTTTCAGCCAAGAATTCTTGTGGATGTGAGCAAAATAGATATGTCAACTACTATATTGGGTTATAAAATCTCATCACCCATTATGATTGCTCCAACCTCTTTGCAAAAGCTGGCACACCCTGAAG GAGAGATTGCAACAGCCAGAGCAGCAGCTGCATCTAACACCATAATG GTGGTATCCTTTATGGCTACCTGCACTGTGGAAGAGGTTGCTTCCAGCTGCAACGCTATCCGATTCTTGCAATTATAT GTATTTAAGAGAAGGGATATATCAGCTCAAGTAGTGCAAAAAGCTGAAAGATACGGATTTAAGGCTATTGTTCTGACTGTTGACACTCCAAGGCTTGGTCGACGGGAGGCAGACATAAAGAACAG AATGGTTTCACCTCAGCTGAAGAATTTCGAAGGTCTCCTAACAACTGACGTTTCCAAT GACAAGGGTTCAAGTCTTGAAGCTTTAGCATCGGAGATATATGATGCTTCTTTGTCTTGGAAG GATATAGAATGGTTAAGATCTATCACAAACTTGCCGATTCTGATCAAGGGGGTACTCACTTGTGAAGAtg CAATTAAGGCTGTGGAAGTAGGAGTTTCTGGGATTATCGTCTCCAATCATGGAGCTCGCCAGCTAGATTACGTTCCAGCCACTATTTCGGCCCTGGAAGAG GTGGTTCGAGCTGTTGGAGGGAGGGTTCCTGTTCTCTTAGATGGAGGAATACGGCGTGGAACAGATGTCTTCAAGGCACTAGCCCTTGGTGCTCAGGCTGTTTTG GTTGGAAGGCCAGTAATCTATGGGCTGGCTGCAAAGGGAGAACTTGGGGTGAGACGGGTCCTTGAAATGCTGAAGGATGAGCTCGAGATCACCATGGCCCTCTCAGGCTGTTCCAGTGTGAAGGATATCAGCAGGAGGCATGTGAGGACGGAGCGAGACAGACTCCAGTCCATGCTGTAA